The following coding sequences lie in one Chitinivibrionales bacterium genomic window:
- a CDS encoding radical SAM protein has translation MSDARLDSHNGLFFRLTSRKSVTDLLDVVRSPAMRRLYALVKKRAVEFRAFVRNESFYCGALCGESDYNISVNSDMTISCHCQGDNREGILGDLSKGDFKSVFFGPTAASFRRSLAKGVLPIATCSRCCELKTVAKSRAAEKADASTIPVGIMVENTVACNLACISCQQQMLEAPRAKRKMTLDDIGRVSSAVRDNNIQKVYFFKYGEPFLSPTVYEELEILRKRNPSLMIIISTNGNLIDTDGKREAALLADHIFFSIDGVTENMVSHYQRGSSFTKAYGNMRDLVHFRNERGLKKPVIDWKYVLFSWNDRPEAIDAAVAKAKECGVDIISFWQTNTPYYGKSFRHHYRTVAKPCWKGWEIRFSDAGDVR, from the coding sequence ATGAGTGATGCACGGCTGGATTCCCACAACGGGCTTTTTTTCCGCCTCACCTCCAGAAAGTCGGTGACGGACCTCCTCGACGTCGTCCGGTCGCCGGCGATGAGAAGGCTTTACGCGCTTGTCAAGAAGCGCGCCGTGGAGTTCAGGGCGTTTGTCCGCAACGAATCGTTTTACTGCGGCGCGCTGTGCGGTGAGTCCGATTACAACATCAGCGTCAATTCCGATATGACCATCTCCTGTCACTGCCAGGGCGACAACAGGGAGGGCATCCTCGGCGATCTTTCCAAAGGGGATTTCAAAAGCGTCTTTTTCGGTCCGACCGCTGCCTCGTTCCGCCGGTCGCTCGCCAAGGGTGTTCTGCCCATCGCGACGTGCAGCAGGTGCTGCGAATTGAAGACCGTTGCCAAATCAAGGGCCGCGGAAAAAGCCGACGCCAGCACTATCCCTGTCGGAATCATGGTCGAGAACACGGTGGCGTGCAACCTCGCCTGCATTTCCTGCCAGCAGCAAATGCTCGAGGCGCCCCGCGCAAAGCGGAAAATGACGCTTGACGATATCGGAAGAGTGTCCTCGGCGGTCCGGGACAATAACATTCAAAAGGTCTATTTCTTCAAATACGGAGAGCCCTTCCTGTCGCCCACGGTGTATGAGGAACTCGAAATCCTCAGGAAGCGGAACCCGTCGCTCATGATCATCATTTCCACCAACGGGAACCTGATCGACACCGACGGAAAGCGCGAGGCGGCGCTGCTTGCCGACCACATTTTCTTTTCCATCGACGGCGTCACCGAAAACATGGTCTCGCATTACCAGCGTGGGAGCTCATTTACAAAAGCATACGGGAACATGCGGGACCTGGTGCACTTCCGCAACGAACGGGGACTTAAAAAACCGGTCATCGACTGGAAATACGTGCTGTTTTCCTGGAACGACCGGCCCGAAGCGATCGACGCCGCCGTCGCGAAGGCAAAGGAATGCGGCGTCGACATCATCTCGTTCTGGCAGACCAACACGCCTTACTATGGAAAATCGTTCAGGCACCATTACCGCACGGTGGCAAAGCCGTGCTGGAAAGGCTGGGAGATCCGGTTTTCGGACGCCGGCGATGTGCGGTAG
- a CDS encoding GNAT family N-acetyltransferase, producing the protein MPETAINVVPYAPERKNEWNAFVDASNNGTVFHRQDFLDYHPANRFTFHHLMFYKGDELLAVLPGGLSGDMFKSPTGASFGGFVVNARLGLQDADAIVKAFIRHCASQLIKEVYLTPPMQIYNATFNESVEYAMHYNHFIVLSSLFSSVIDFSIIHGKEELSRNTRHKINKAVNKGVRIEENKNYDEFYPILLKNKEKFHVTPTHTLDEIKKIGSLLPGMMTLFMAYYENKPVAGELLFTCNKQCVLNFYTMHLYDYHNLFAVNYLIEHSIRWCNQKGFKYFDYGVSADTFSIDPMEPSWSLIEFKESMGANGCQRKTYYRRIF; encoded by the coding sequence ATGCCTGAAACAGCAATCAACGTGGTCCCGTACGCACCCGAGCGGAAAAACGAATGGAACGCATTTGTCGACGCGTCGAACAACGGCACCGTGTTTCACAGACAGGATTTTCTCGATTATCATCCTGCCAACCGCTTCACATTTCATCACCTGATGTTTTACAAGGGCGACGAGCTCCTGGCCGTGCTGCCGGGCGGGCTGTCGGGCGACATGTTCAAGAGCCCCACGGGCGCGAGCTTCGGCGGGTTCGTGGTGAACGCGCGCCTGGGCCTTCAGGACGCGGACGCCATTGTCAAGGCGTTCATCCGCCACTGCGCGTCGCAGCTCATCAAGGAGGTGTACCTCACCCCGCCCATGCAGATCTACAACGCCACGTTCAACGAGTCCGTCGAGTACGCCATGCATTACAACCATTTCATCGTGCTGTCGAGCCTGTTCTCGTCGGTGATCGACTTCTCCATCATCCACGGCAAGGAGGAGCTGTCGCGCAACACCCGGCACAAGATCAACAAGGCCGTGAACAAGGGCGTGCGTATCGAGGAAAACAAGAATTACGACGAATTTTATCCGATCCTGCTCAAGAACAAGGAAAAGTTCCACGTGACGCCCACGCACACGCTTGACGAAATAAAAAAGATCGGGTCGCTGCTCCCCGGCATGATGACGCTGTTCATGGCCTACTACGAAAACAAGCCGGTCGCCGGCGAGCTTTTGTTCACCTGCAACAAGCAGTGCGTGCTCAATTTCTACACCATGCACCTCTATGACTACCACAATCTCTTTGCCGTCAATTACCTCATCGAGCATTCGATACGCTGGTGCAACCAGAAGGGGTTCAAATATTTCGATTACGGCGTGTCTGCCGACACCTTCAGCATCGATCCCATGGAGCCGTCATGGTCGCTGATTGAATTCAAGGAGTCGATGGGCGCCAACGGGTGCCAGCGGAAGACGTATTACCGAAGAATATTCTGA
- a CDS encoding GNAT family N-acetyltransferase — protein MHDMLVKLYNLPGDCPVIEKAKDHDVTIRKPIGPEKHLVIEWVKTKFNKAWSSETDVALCNRPVSCFIALKGQKLVGFACYDATALGYFGPTGVDPAFRNKGIGTALLFSALEDMKLKGYGYAIIGGVGPAEYYKKMVGAVDIPDSSPGIWKTWLQEL, from the coding sequence ATGCACGACATGCTTGTCAAACTCTACAACCTTCCCGGCGACTGCCCGGTGATTGAAAAAGCCAAGGACCACGACGTCACCATCCGCAAGCCCATCGGACCGGAAAAGCATCTGGTGATCGAGTGGGTGAAGACCAAATTCAACAAGGCATGGTCGAGCGAGACCGACGTGGCGCTGTGCAACAGGCCTGTCTCGTGTTTTATCGCGCTCAAGGGGCAGAAGCTCGTCGGGTTTGCTTGTTACGACGCGACCGCGCTCGGCTACTTCGGGCCCACGGGCGTTGATCCCGCGTTCCGCAACAAGGGCATCGGCACCGCCCTGCTTTTTTCCGCGCTGGAAGACATGAAACTGAAGGGTTACGGCTACGCCATCATCGGCGGCGTCGGCCCCGCTGAGTATTACAAGAAAATGGTTGGCGCGGTGGACATTCCGGATTCTTCGCCAGGGATATGGAAAACCTGGCTGCAGGAATTATAA
- a CDS encoding sugar nucleotide-binding protein encodes MIDLSDNSSFFRILITGVTSIHGWPIYKKLKSLVPEDRLFCIRPPRMKIPHAGNVTSLCMSDADRLRQIRDSFRPTHVLHAAGVCDLDICEERPKYAHDINVGGAKNIVDIFSSSCHVMYLSADLVFSGSNPPDGGYTEEIDPDPVSVVGATYALAEKEIRRAPRRCIIRLGLPMGDSIQGEKGAVDFIESRLRRGLPMSLFNDECRSCIDCDELADVAVELLFRETEGLYHLGGPKPVSLYDIGKRILDKGKYKKEALKKWSRADDVNGPPRIGNVQLNSGKIERIIGRAIRSWTV; translated from the coding sequence TTGATTGATTTGTCAGACAATTCTTCATTCTTTCGAATTCTCATCACCGGCGTCACCTCCATCCACGGCTGGCCGATCTACAAAAAACTGAAATCCCTTGTCCCTGAAGACCGTTTGTTCTGCATCCGCCCGCCGCGGATGAAAATCCCCCACGCCGGCAATGTGACGTCGCTCTGCATGTCTGATGCCGATCGTCTCCGCCAAATCCGCGATTCGTTCCGTCCCACGCACGTGCTCCATGCAGCGGGCGTGTGCGACCTTGACATCTGCGAAGAACGCCCGAAATACGCTCACGACATCAACGTGGGCGGCGCAAAAAATATCGTTGACATCTTTTCTTCGTCCTGTCATGTCATGTACCTGAGCGCTGACCTGGTGTTCTCCGGCAGCAATCCGCCTGACGGCGGCTATACGGAAGAAATCGATCCTGATCCCGTGAGCGTTGTCGGCGCCACCTATGCTCTTGCCGAAAAAGAAATCCGCCGCGCTCCACGCCGTTGCATCATACGGCTCGGACTGCCCATGGGCGATTCCATCCAGGGCGAAAAGGGCGCGGTTGATTTTATAGAAAGCAGGCTCAGGCGCGGACTGCCCATGTCCCTTTTCAATGATGAATGCAGGAGCTGCATTGATTGTGATGAACTTGCAGATGTCGCGGTGGAATTGCTTTTCCGGGAAACAGAAGGCCTTTATCACCTTGGCGGGCCGAAACCGGTAAGCCTGTACGACATCGGGAAGCGCATCCTTGACAAGGGCAAGTACAAAAAAGAGGCCCTGAAGAAATGGTCGCGCGCCGACGACGTGAACGGGCCGCCGAGGATCGGGAACGTGCAGTTGAATTCGGGAAAAATTGAAAGAATAATCGGCAGGGCCATACGAAGTTGGACGGTGTGA
- a CDS encoding nitroreductase family protein: protein MPNPAKTDFGIHPLLKNRYSPRSFLDKSIAPDTLRRIFEAARWSPSCNNDQEWFYIVGIRGQGPDFDRIVSVLRPNNQTWASKASVLMIVCGRTTFTGGTTPNKYHAYDSGQSAAHLTFQAASEGVSVHQMAGFDPDKTRTEFSVPDGFVPLTAVAMGYAGDASMLPEALAKRETAERTRRPQKEFVFGGTWGKPLD, encoded by the coding sequence ATGCCTAACCCCGCCAAAACCGATTTCGGCATCCACCCTTTGCTTAAAAACCGGTACAGCCCGCGCTCATTTCTTGACAAATCGATAGCCCCTGACACGCTGCGGAGGATATTCGAAGCGGCCCGATGGTCGCCGTCGTGCAACAACGACCAGGAATGGTTCTATATAGTCGGCATACGGGGACAGGGCCCCGACTTCGACCGCATCGTATCCGTTCTCAGGCCTAACAACCAGACGTGGGCCTCAAAGGCAAGCGTACTGATGATCGTATGCGGCCGGACTACCTTTACCGGCGGCACAACGCCGAACAAATACCATGCCTACGACAGCGGACAGTCTGCCGCGCACCTGACGTTTCAGGCGGCCTCCGAAGGCGTATCCGTTCACCAGATGGCCGGATTCGACCCTGACAAGACAAGAACCGAGTTTTCCGTCCCCGACGGGTTTGTTCCGCTCACCGCAGTCGCCATGGGCTATGCGGGCGACGCGTCGATGCTGCCGGAAGCTCTTGCCAAAAGGGAAACTGCGGAAAGAACGAGAAGGCCTCAGAAGGAGTTTGTGTTCGGCGGAACATGGGGAAAGCCTCTTGATTGA
- the speE gene encoding polyamine aminopropyltransferase: METSPRYETGSNSSLWIQNLVNGLAGITLRAKHSLYYGASPFQKIEIFHTYAFGKVLVLGDNIVLTERDEHIYHESIVHPAMTMHADPKRVLIIGGGDGGCLREVLKHKDVETALVVEIDKMVKEAVAAHFPALAKSFADKRGRVEIAEGCSWLAKSREAFDVIVVDSYDPGGPVQSLETTDFYKLVHERLDKGGIAVFQTDSPTIRAEYLRSTVATISSLFSAYKLYLCTMPSFPEAICSFVICAKEGADLDSFNEKRYASVAKKCTYYNPDIHRGAFLLPEYIKKIVA, encoded by the coding sequence ATGGAAACCTCACCCCGTTACGAAACTGGAAGCAATTCGTCGCTGTGGATCCAGAACCTGGTGAACGGCCTCGCCGGCATCACGCTGCGCGCCAAGCACTCGCTGTATTACGGCGCGAGCCCGTTCCAGAAGATCGAGATCTTCCACACCTATGCGTTCGGCAAGGTGCTGGTGCTCGGCGACAACATCGTGCTCACCGAGCGCGACGAGCACATTTACCACGAGTCAATCGTGCACCCGGCCATGACCATGCACGCCGACCCGAAACGCGTTCTCATAATCGGCGGCGGAGACGGCGGCTGCCTGCGCGAGGTGCTCAAGCACAAGGACGTCGAAACGGCGCTCGTGGTGGAAATTGACAAAATGGTGAAGGAGGCGGTGGCCGCGCATTTTCCCGCTCTTGCCAAGTCTTTCGCCGACAAGCGCGGCCGCGTGGAAATCGCCGAAGGGTGCTCGTGGCTCGCAAAATCCAGGGAGGCGTTCGACGTCATCGTCGTTGACTCGTACGACCCGGGCGGGCCCGTGCAGTCGCTGGAGACCACCGACTTTTACAAACTCGTGCACGAGCGGCTTGACAAAGGCGGCATCGCGGTGTTCCAGACCGATTCGCCCACCATCCGGGCGGAATATCTGCGCTCCACGGTGGCGACCATCTCCTCGCTGTTTTCGGCGTATAAATTGTACCTGTGCACCATGCCGTCGTTTCCCGAGGCGATCTGCAGTTTCGTGATCTGCGCGAAGGAGGGCGCCGACCTTGACAGCTTCAACGAGAAGCGTTACGCCTCGGTCGCCAAGAAATGCACCTATTACAACCCGGACATCCACCGGGGCGCGTTTCTGCTGCCGGAATATATAAAGAAAATCGTAGCTTGA
- a CDS encoding type III PLP-dependent enzyme, which yields MDFAKLSRLVSTHGTPSLFLSQSRLREGYRSLAYALPGVELFYAVKSNAQPEIIDILKQEGSSFDICTNGEIDVVRQCGVAPEKCMHTHPIKRDADIAYALDFGVSLFVVDNEFELDKFVPFKDRARVLVRMSVQNPACMVNLSHKFGCAPTQTFSLIARAHAMGLSVAGISFHAGSQNENPLKYIEALDFCRDICRKAALSGIILDIIDIGGGFPINYLNPVLPIQRFCQPINEYLERYFTNYRIIAEPGRVLSGPCMALAARVMGKSLRSGVWWYYLDEGLYGSFSGKVFDHADYPLFVPRTGETFNSVLAGPTCDSFDVLYENITLPQLEIGDVLLFDSMGAYTSASATTFNGFPKAKIVLID from the coding sequence ATGGATTTTGCCAAACTGAGCAGGCTCGTCAGCACCCATGGGACACCGTCCCTCTTCCTTTCCCAGAGCAGGCTGCGCGAAGGCTACCGCAGCCTCGCCTACGCGCTCCCCGGCGTGGAGCTGTTCTATGCGGTCAAGTCAAACGCACAGCCCGAGATCATCGACATCCTCAAGCAAGAAGGCAGCTCGTTCGATATCTGCACCAACGGCGAGATCGACGTGGTGCGCCAATGCGGCGTAGCGCCGGAAAAGTGCATGCACACGCACCCGATCAAGCGCGACGCCGACATTGCCTACGCGCTTGACTTCGGCGTATCGCTCTTCGTGGTGGACAACGAGTTCGAGCTTGACAAATTCGTACCCTTCAAGGACAGGGCACGCGTCCTGGTGCGCATGAGCGTGCAGAACCCGGCGTGCATGGTGAACCTCTCGCACAAGTTCGGCTGCGCGCCCACGCAGACGTTTTCCCTCATTGCAAGGGCGCACGCAATGGGGCTTTCCGTGGCGGGCATCAGCTTTCACGCCGGATCGCAGAACGAAAACCCGCTCAAGTACATCGAGGCACTCGATTTCTGCCGCGACATCTGCAGAAAGGCGGCGCTTTCCGGCATCATCCTCGACATCATCGACATCGGCGGCGGGTTTCCCATCAACTACCTCAACCCGGTGCTCCCCATCCAGCGGTTCTGCCAGCCCATCAACGAATATTTGGAACGGTATTTCACCAATTACCGCATCATCGCCGAACCCGGAAGGGTGCTGTCCGGGCCGTGCATGGCGCTCGCGGCCCGCGTGATGGGCAAGTCCTTGCGCAGCGGCGTGTGGTGGTATTATCTTGACGAAGGGCTCTACGGCTCGTTTTCGGGCAAGGTGTTCGACCACGCCGACTATCCCCTGTTCGTGCCGCGCACAGGCGAGACCTTCAACTCGGTGCTTGCCGGCCCCACGTGCGATTCGTTTGACGTGCTGTACGAGAACATCACGCTGCCGCAGCTCGAAATCGGCGACGTGTTGCTGTTCGACTCCATGGGCGCGTACACCAGCGCGAGCGCAACAACGTTCAACGGATTCCCGAAGGCGAAGATTGTCCTTATTGATTAA
- the speE gene encoding polyamine aminopropyltransferase: protein MKRPYLYRSRRFTQHTEWLNDDFGFFYTIKKRLRFGATKYQTIELVDTNEFGRVLILDGITQAAQWGECYYHEPMVHPALCTHPDPRRVLVIGAGDGGIIREVLKYPCVGSVDLAELDKGVIDFSRKYLPSIHQGAFDDPRVHIHIADGRKFVEKSPKRFDVVIMDMTDPFGPAKYLYTKNFFRSVKRSLRDGRGVFVMHTESPVARPRTFASIQRTLRSVFGHVCPLYAYIHMYATLWSITVSSDRSNMASVTSPAVDKKLKRYGITGLRYYTGKIHEAAQVSWPHLDALFKKPARVLSDRHPDIPDDIVHK, encoded by the coding sequence ATGAAACGCCCGTACCTGTACCGCTCCCGGCGCTTCACGCAGCACACCGAGTGGCTCAACGACGACTTCGGCTTCTTCTACACCATCAAGAAGCGCCTTCGGTTCGGCGCCACCAAGTACCAGACCATCGAGCTCGTTGACACCAACGAATTCGGCCGGGTGCTCATCCTCGACGGCATCACCCAGGCCGCGCAATGGGGCGAGTGCTACTACCACGAACCCATGGTGCACCCGGCCCTGTGCACCCATCCCGACCCGCGGCGCGTCCTCGTGATCGGCGCGGGCGACGGCGGCATCATCCGCGAGGTGCTCAAATACCCCTGCGTGGGATCGGTGGACCTCGCCGAGCTTGACAAGGGCGTCATCGACTTCTCGCGCAAATACCTCCCGTCGATCCACCAGGGCGCCTTCGACGACCCGCGCGTGCACATCCACATCGCGGACGGACGGAAGTTTGTGGAGAAAAGCCCGAAACGCTTCGACGTGGTGATTATGGACATGACCGACCCCTTCGGTCCGGCAAAGTACCTTTATACCAAGAATTTCTTCCGTTCCGTAAAGCGGTCGCTGCGCGACGGCCGCGGCGTGTTCGTGATGCACACCGAGTCGCCCGTGGCGCGGCCGCGCACCTTCGCGAGCATCCAGCGCACGCTGCGCTCGGTGTTTGGCCACGTGTGCCCGCTGTACGCCTACATCCACATGTACGCGACGCTCTGGTCCATTACCGTGTCGTCCGACCGCTCGAACATGGCCTCGGTCACCAGCCCCGCTGTTGACAAAAAGCTCAAGCGCTACGGCATCACCGGCCTGCGCTATTATACCGGAAAAATCCACGAGGCGGCGCAGGTGTCGTGGCCGCACCTCGACGCGCTCTTCAAGAAACCCGCGCGGGTGCTGAGCGATAGGCATCCTGATATTCCCGACGATATTGTGCATAAATAA
- the speD gene encoding adenosylmethionine decarboxylase has translation MINRCRGRKIKLQGFNSLTKSLSFNIYDICYARSKASQTAYLDYIDEVYNSKKVRSILEEVTRIIEANIINMSSQDYEPRGASVTVLINEGHLVPQGTVAHLDKSHISAHTYPETNPVTGISTFRVDIDVTTCGTISPLNALDFLINSFDSDIVLMDYKVRGFTRDVHGRKIYLDHDITSIQDYISDEILDIYTAYDINIVSDNIFHTKMMLHKFKLDNYLFGAENQSLGPSARAKISSLLRKEMLEIYQCKNIYTYDM, from the coding sequence ATGATAAACCGGTGCCGCGGCAGAAAGATCAAGCTGCAGGGCTTCAACAGCCTCACCAAGTCGCTCTCCTTCAACATCTACGACATCTGCTACGCGCGGTCCAAGGCGTCGCAGACCGCCTACCTCGACTACATCGACGAGGTGTACAACTCCAAGAAGGTGCGCAGCATCCTCGAGGAGGTCACCCGCATCATCGAGGCGAACATTATCAACATGTCGAGCCAGGACTACGAGCCGCGCGGCGCGTCGGTGACCGTGCTCATCAACGAGGGGCACCTGGTGCCGCAGGGCACCGTGGCGCATCTTGATAAAAGCCACATCTCGGCCCATACCTACCCGGAAACGAACCCGGTGACGGGCATCAGCACCTTCCGCGTCGACATCGACGTCACCACCTGCGGCACGATCTCGCCCCTCAACGCCCTCGACTTCCTCATCAACAGCTTCGACTCCGACATCGTGCTCATGGACTACAAGGTGCGCGGCTTCACCCGCGACGTGCACGGCCGCAAGATCTACCTCGACCACGACATCACTTCGATCCAGGACTACATCAGTGACGAGATCCTCGACATCTACACGGCCTACGACATCAACATCGTCTCGGACAACATCTTCCACACCAAGATGATGCTGCACAAATTCAAGCTCGACAACTACCTGTTCGGCGCCGAAAACCAGTCGCTCGGGCCGTCGGCCCGCGCCAAGATCTCGAGCCTCCTGCGCAAGGAGATGCTCGAGATTTACCAGTGCAAAAACATTTACACCTACGACATGTAA
- a CDS encoding response regulator produces the protein MHRILIVDDEITIRTMLLDFLEGRYEVATAENADTALALCEKRPFDMVISDINMPGMKGPELLAEIKRRSPGTRTVLITAYNVDDYIRLARKSGVSNIIPKTSPFNFPELDALVDGLLTGNIFGIGRYLLPQHTLLGEFCIRSSAEAREVREAAVNLLTKRLGGAGDMQLVLDEIVTNAVYHAPTFPDGTEKYEEFSDVALSPQEYVRLECAFDAEKYGVAVIDNRGRLTKDTVLYKIERQLSGAGAFDDSGRGLHMSRLFSDRMIINIEPKKKTEVILINYFSHKYRGYKPLYINEL, from the coding sequence ATGCACCGAATTCTCATTGTCGACGACGAAATCACCATACGCACCATGCTGCTCGATTTTCTCGAGGGCCGCTACGAGGTGGCCACCGCCGAAAACGCGGATACGGCGCTTGCGTTGTGCGAAAAGCGGCCGTTCGACATGGTGATATCGGACATCAATATGCCGGGCATGAAAGGGCCGGAGCTGCTCGCGGAAATCAAGCGCCGCTCGCCGGGAACGCGCACCGTGCTCATCACGGCTTACAACGTCGATGACTATATTCGCCTGGCGCGCAAATCGGGCGTGTCGAACATCATTCCCAAGACTTCGCCCTTCAACTTCCCCGAGCTCGACGCGCTGGTGGATGGCCTGCTCACCGGCAACATCTTCGGCATCGGCCGGTACCTGCTGCCGCAGCACACGCTGCTCGGCGAGTTCTGCATCCGCTCGTCGGCCGAAGCCAGGGAAGTGCGCGAGGCGGCGGTAAATTTGCTCACCAAACGGCTCGGCGGCGCCGGCGACATGCAGCTCGTGCTCGACGAGATCGTGACCAATGCGGTGTACCATGCGCCCACGTTTCCCGACGGCACCGAGAAATACGAGGAGTTCTCCGACGTCGCGCTTTCGCCGCAGGAGTACGTACGCCTCGAATGCGCGTTCGACGCCGAAAAATACGGCGTCGCGGTCATCGACAACCGGGGACGTTTGACAAAAGATACCGTGCTGTACAAGATCGAACGCCAGCTGTCGGGCGCGGGCGCGTTCGACGATTCGGGCAGGGGCCTGCACATGAGCAGGCTGTTTTCCGACCGGATGATCATCAACATCGAGCCGAAAAAAAAGACCGAGGTAATTCTCATTAATTATTTTTCCCACAAGTACCGCGGCTACAAGCCGCTGTACATAAACGAGCTGTAA
- a CDS encoding ATP-binding protein: MITTMLLIAILLCIIIMGILFLSYQREKNNAANYRRELVNSLNDTRVMEKITLSKKQLEIAFDAITDLICALDADLCITRVNKSYAAFAGTSIKKLLGKHCWEVLWKRTEPCDKCPAQRTFSTGKPVLKHQVTMTDAERTRHFTIATYPVLDVAGNPKNVIEHLRDTTEEKAILDQLLRSEKLATIGTMTAGIAHEMINPLSGISGTAANMLAMRDKYGLNEKGAQRVATILDSSSRATAIVKDLLHLSRKEDSAIAPADANGLVTKSAEAVRLKAPSAAEVALHLGASVPPVLCDPAKIQQVLINLLTNAVQSVQEKQAVMSRDNKKYSGLVTVATGTQDDMVRIDVSDNGSGVADAIRERIFDPFFTTRPPGEGTGLGLSICQKIIDEHGGRIFFESTQKLTVFSILLPVAAKGGEEGTS, from the coding sequence ATGATAACAACCATGCTCCTCATCGCCATTCTCCTTTGTATCATCATCATGGGGATATTGTTCCTTTCTTATCAAAGAGAAAAAAACAATGCCGCCAATTACCGGCGTGAGCTGGTCAACAGCCTCAACGACACCAGGGTGATGGAAAAAATCACGCTGAGCAAAAAGCAGCTCGAGATCGCGTTTGACGCGATCACCGACCTTATCTGCGCGCTCGATGCCGACCTTTGCATCACCCGGGTCAACAAAAGCTATGCCGCGTTTGCGGGGACGTCCATAAAAAAACTCCTGGGCAAACACTGCTGGGAGGTATTGTGGAAACGGACGGAGCCCTGCGACAAATGTCCGGCGCAGAGAACGTTTTCCACCGGCAAGCCCGTGCTCAAGCACCAGGTCACCATGACCGACGCCGAACGGACCAGGCACTTTACGATCGCGACCTATCCTGTTCTTGACGTGGCGGGAAATCCGAAGAATGTGATCGAGCACCTGCGCGACACCACCGAGGAGAAGGCCATCCTCGACCAGCTGCTGCGCTCCGAAAAACTGGCCACCATCGGCACCATGACGGCCGGGATCGCCCACGAGATGATCAATCCGCTCTCGGGCATTTCCGGCACCGCGGCCAACATGCTCGCGATGCGCGATAAGTACGGCCTCAACGAAAAGGGCGCGCAGCGCGTCGCCACCATCCTCGACTCATCGTCGCGCGCCACCGCAATTGTCAAGGACCTTCTGCACCTGTCGCGCAAGGAGGACAGCGCCATAGCGCCCGCCGACGCCAACGGGCTCGTGACCAAATCGGCGGAGGCGGTGCGGCTCAAGGCCCCGTCGGCCGCGGAAGTGGCCCTGCATCTCGGCGCGTCCGTTCCGCCGGTGCTGTGCGATCCCGCAAAGATCCAGCAGGTCCTCATCAACCTGCTCACCAACGCGGTGCAGTCGGTGCAGGAGAAGCAGGCGGTGATGAGCCGTGACAATAAAAAATATTCGGGGCTCGTCACCGTCGCCACCGGAACACAGGATGACATGGTGCGCATTGACGTTTCAGACAACGGCAGCGGCGTGGCGGACGCGATCAGGGAACGGATCTTCGACCCGTTCTTCACCACGCGTCCGCCCGGCGAAGGCACCGGCCTGGGCCTTTCAATCTGCCAGAAGATCATCGACGAGCACGGCGGCCGCATTTTTTTCGAGAGCACGCAAAAGCTCACCGTGTTCTCAATTCTTCTGCCGGTGGCCGCAAAGGGCGGCGAGGAGGGCACCAGCTGA